A single window of Chitinophaga sp. XS-30 DNA harbors:
- a CDS encoding agmatine/peptidylarginine deiminase yields the protein MTHPTPQQLGYYFPAEFHPHEATWLSWPHKEASWPGKIHTIFPHYSRFVKYLADSEKVRINVADEAMKTFATGHLQTAGVNLANVEFFFHPTNDAWCRDHGPAFLINPDAVQKKAVVDWDYNAWGGKYPPFDLDDVVPTLIANHYSLPVYHPGIIMEGGSVEFNGKGTILTSTCCLLNENRNPHLNREQLENYLHAYYGAKQVLWVEDGIVGDDTDGHIDDTIRFVNEDTVLTVVETDKQDENYGLLQQNLRQLQQMRLLNGKQLNIVELPMPDAVIWEDQRLPASYANFYISNKYVIVPVFQCKKDDLALEIIAGCFKDREVVGIDSTDIIWGLGSFHCLSQQEPAV from the coding sequence ATGACGCATCCCACACCGCAGCAACTGGGCTATTATTTTCCCGCTGAATTTCATCCGCATGAAGCCACCTGGCTGAGCTGGCCCCACAAAGAAGCCAGCTGGCCCGGGAAGATCCATACCATCTTTCCCCATTACAGCCGCTTTGTAAAATACCTGGCGGACAGTGAGAAAGTGCGCATCAATGTGGCGGATGAAGCCATGAAGACCTTTGCCACCGGGCACCTGCAAACAGCCGGGGTGAACCTTGCCAATGTGGAGTTCTTTTTCCATCCCACTAATGATGCCTGGTGCCGGGACCATGGGCCCGCATTCCTCATCAACCCGGATGCCGTGCAAAAGAAAGCGGTGGTAGACTGGGACTACAATGCCTGGGGCGGCAAATACCCGCCATTCGACCTGGATGATGTGGTGCCTACCCTCATCGCCAACCATTATTCCCTGCCGGTGTACCATCCCGGCATTATCATGGAAGGCGGCTCCGTGGAATTCAACGGCAAAGGCACCATCCTCACCTCCACCTGCTGCCTGCTGAACGAGAACCGCAACCCGCATCTCAACCGGGAGCAGCTGGAAAATTACCTGCATGCATATTACGGCGCAAAGCAGGTGTTATGGGTGGAAGATGGCATTGTTGGGGATGATACGGACGGGCATATCGATGATACCATCCGTTTTGTGAATGAGGATACGGTACTGACCGTTGTGGAAACCGACAAACAGGATGAAAACTACGGTCTGTTGCAGCAAAACCTCCGTCAGCTGCAGCAAATGCGCCTGCTGAACGGCAAACAGCTCAACATCGTGGAGCTGCCCATGCCGGATGCTGTGATCTGGGAAGACCAGCGCCTGCCGGCTTCTTATGCCAACTTTTATATCAGCAACAAATATGTGATCGTGCCGGTTTTCCAGTGTAAAAAAGATGACCTGGCACTGGAGATCATTGCCGGCTGTTTTAAGGACCGGGAAGTAGTGGGCATTGATTCCACGGATATCATCTGGGGGTTGGGCAGCTTTCATTGCCTGAGCCAGCAGGAGCCGGCAGTATAG
- a CDS encoding carbon-nitrogen hydrolase, with protein MAKVKTGFVQMSCSADKAENLAKAISKVREAAAKGAQVICLQELFTSLYFCDVEDYDNFSLAEPVPGPSTEALGKVAAELGVVIIASLFEKRAEGLYHNTTAVLDADGKYLGKYRKMHIPDDPAYYEKFYFTPGDLGYKVFQTKFAKIGVLICWDQWYPEAARITALMGAEILFYPTAIGWATSQDEATNTEQYNAWQTMQRSHAVANGVHVVSVNRVGFEQNGQMKFWGGSFIANPFGSIIHQSSHEAEEVVVQELDLSKTDRYRTHWPFLRDRRIDSYQPITKRYIDDEA; from the coding sequence ATGGCAAAAGTAAAAACAGGCTTCGTACAGATGAGTTGCTCTGCAGATAAAGCGGAGAACCTGGCAAAAGCCATCAGCAAAGTAAGAGAAGCGGCAGCCAAAGGCGCGCAGGTGATCTGCCTGCAGGAGCTGTTCACTTCTCTCTATTTCTGCGATGTGGAAGATTATGACAATTTCAGTCTGGCAGAACCGGTCCCGGGCCCCTCTACGGAAGCGCTGGGCAAAGTGGCGGCCGAACTGGGCGTGGTGATCATCGCCTCCCTCTTCGAGAAACGCGCCGAAGGGCTGTACCATAATACCACCGCCGTACTGGACGCGGATGGCAAATACCTCGGCAAATACCGTAAAATGCATATCCCGGACGATCCGGCCTACTACGAGAAATTCTATTTCACTCCCGGGGACCTGGGATATAAGGTCTTCCAGACAAAGTTTGCGAAGATCGGCGTGCTGATCTGCTGGGACCAGTGGTACCCGGAAGCGGCACGGATCACGGCGCTGATGGGTGCGGAGATACTGTTCTACCCTACCGCCATCGGCTGGGCCACCAGTCAGGATGAAGCCACGAACACCGAGCAATACAATGCCTGGCAGACGATGCAGCGCAGCCATGCCGTCGCCAACGGTGTGCATGTGGTGAGCGTGAACCGCGTGGGCTTTGAACAAAACGGGCAGATGAAATTCTGGGGCGGCTCCTTCATCGCCAATCCCTTCGGCTCCATCATCCACCAAAGCTCGCATGAAGCGGAAGAAGTGGTGGTGCAGGAACTGGACCTTTCCAAGACCGACCGCTACCGCACGCACTGGCCTTTCCTGCGCGACAGGCGCATCGATTCCTACCAGCCTATTACCAAAAGATATATCGACGACGAAGCATGA